The Salinibaculum sp. SYNS191 genome has a window encoding:
- a CDS encoding TIGR04024 family LLM class F420-dependent oxidoreductase: protein MTDAVRDVFLPVAAQEHLDDFVSMSEHAERAGYERVWLPETWGRDAVTVLATIAARTERVGIGTSIMNVYSRSPALMGQTAATLQEASDGRFRLGVGPSGPILMEGWHGVEYGNPLRRTREAIEVVRLVLSGETVEYDGEYFQLAGFRLRHDPPETPPPVDAGGMGPTAVELAGRFGDGWHALLATPDGIAERMADFRRGVEMADDDPEDRRVTVSLTCCALEDRERARHLTREHLAFYVGGMGTFYRDALARQGYEETANTVAQQWASGNKDEAMAAIGDDLLDDLAVAGTPAECEERVAEFAGVDGVDAVAISFPRAAERADIEATTDALAPR from the coding sequence CGACTTCGTCTCGATGAGCGAGCACGCCGAGCGCGCCGGCTACGAGCGCGTCTGGCTCCCGGAGACGTGGGGCCGCGACGCGGTGACGGTCCTCGCGACCATCGCTGCCCGGACGGAGCGCGTCGGTATCGGGACGTCCATCATGAACGTCTACTCCCGCTCGCCGGCGCTCATGGGACAGACGGCGGCGACGCTGCAGGAGGCGTCCGACGGCCGGTTCCGCCTGGGCGTCGGGCCGAGCGGCCCAATCCTGATGGAGGGATGGCACGGCGTCGAGTACGGGAACCCGCTCCGGCGCACGCGGGAGGCCATCGAGGTCGTCCGGCTGGTCCTCTCCGGGGAGACCGTCGAGTACGACGGCGAGTACTTCCAGCTCGCGGGCTTCCGGCTCCGTCACGACCCGCCGGAGACGCCACCGCCCGTTGACGCCGGCGGGATGGGACCGACGGCCGTCGAACTCGCGGGCCGCTTTGGCGACGGGTGGCACGCGCTGCTGGCGACGCCCGACGGCATCGCAGAGCGAATGGCGGACTTCCGGCGTGGCGTCGAGATGGCCGACGATGACCCCGAGGACAGGCGCGTGACGGTGTCGCTGACCTGCTGTGCGCTGGAGGACCGCGAGCGCGCGCGCCACCTCACGCGCGAGCACCTGGCGTTCTACGTCGGCGGGATGGGGACGTTCTACCGCGACGCGCTGGCGCGACAGGGGTACGAGGAGACGGCGAACACGGTCGCCCAGCAGTGGGCCAGCGGCAACAAGGACGAGGCGATGGCCGCCATCGGCGACGACCTGCTCGACGACCTCGCCGTCGCGGGGACGCCGGCCGAGTGCGAGGAGCGGGTGGCGGAGTTCGCGGGCGTCGACGGTGTCGACGCCGTGGCCATCTCGTTCCCGCGGGCGGCGGAGAGAGCGGACATCGAGGCGACGACGGACGCGCTCGCACCGCGTTAA
- a CDS encoding MarR family transcriptional regulator, translated as MTDPAETGAGSDVLQSKRDATRYQILVQIAEHQPAVSQREIAEAIGITSQAVSNYLQELVDQGAVEKHGRGRYEVTKEGVDWLIGRTDDLRSFVEHVSEDVIGQVDVESAIATGSIDEGDRVSLSMRDGCLHATPGDAGAATAVAVTDATEGAEVGITDFEGVVDYELGTVTVIPVPSVRNGGSGEVDPDVVAEHAAANDRVATAGTEALAAATAAGVDPDIRFATAEAVKEAATKGLDVLLLTVASQLSEHTDALRDRSLEYEVVDASL; from the coding sequence ATGACAGACCCCGCCGAGACGGGCGCTGGCTCGGACGTGCTACAGAGCAAGCGCGACGCGACGCGATACCAGATTCTGGTGCAGATTGCGGAGCACCAGCCAGCGGTCAGTCAGCGCGAGATCGCCGAGGCCATCGGCATCACCTCGCAGGCGGTCAGCAACTACCTGCAGGAACTCGTCGACCAGGGGGCCGTCGAGAAGCACGGGCGGGGCCGCTACGAGGTCACGAAGGAGGGCGTCGACTGGCTCATCGGCCGGACCGACGACCTCCGCTCGTTCGTCGAACACGTCTCGGAGGACGTCATCGGGCAGGTCGACGTCGAGAGCGCCATCGCGACCGGCTCTATCGACGAGGGCGACCGGGTTTCGCTCTCGATGCGGGACGGCTGTCTGCACGCGACGCCCGGTGACGCGGGTGCCGCGACGGCCGTCGCCGTCACCGACGCCACGGAGGGTGCGGAGGTCGGCATCACCGACTTCGAGGGGGTCGTCGACTACGAACTGGGAACAGTCACGGTCATCCCGGTCCCGTCGGTCCGCAACGGGGGTTCTGGCGAGGTGGACCCGGACGTCGTCGCCGAACACGCTGCGGCGAACGACCGCGTGGCGACGGCGGGGACCGAGGCTCTCGCCGCTGCCACCGCCGCGGGGGTCGACCCGGACATCCGGTTCGCCACCGCCGAGGCGGTCAAGGAGGCCGCCACGAAGGGCCTCGACGTGCTCCTCCTGACCGTGGCCAGCCAGCTCTCGGAGCACACCGACGCCCTCCGGGACCGCTCGCTGGAGTACGAGGTCGTCGACGCGTCCCTTTAA
- a CDS encoding inositol monophosphatase family protein, whose amino-acid sequence MTDATRRAAVAERAARAGGIVAKETFREPLTVETKTDKNDLVTAADRDAQQQVIATIQQEFPSDALVCEEDVTVPGADDVEIRKRVPETGPAWVVDPIDGTANYVRGIRFWGTSVAAVVDCEPVGVATYLPAERDIYTAGPESVTCNDSAMSVSDRSDPETFATGLIGWWALKHGDPYTDLFEAAAGRFGDVRRFGCLQGSLALVAAGGLDAGFMPRTPHPWDAIAGVHLIRRAGGTATDVHGDRWHHDSEGLVVSNGEAHDEVLAAVREGTSVEAAD is encoded by the coding sequence ATGACAGACGCGACTCGGCGGGCGGCGGTGGCCGAGCGGGCGGCCCGTGCGGGCGGCATCGTCGCCAAGGAGACGTTCAGGGAGCCGCTGACCGTCGAGACCAAGACGGACAAGAACGACCTCGTGACGGCGGCCGACAGGGACGCCCAACAGCAGGTCATCGCGACCATCCAGCAGGAGTTCCCCAGCGACGCGCTCGTCTGCGAGGAGGACGTGACCGTCCCCGGCGCGGACGACGTCGAGATTCGCAAGCGCGTCCCCGAGACTGGCCCGGCCTGGGTGGTCGACCCTATCGACGGGACCGCGAACTACGTCCGGGGCATCCGGTTCTGGGGGACGAGCGTGGCCGCCGTGGTCGACTGCGAACCCGTCGGAGTTGCGACGTACCTGCCAGCAGAGCGGGACATCTACACGGCGGGCCCCGAGAGCGTCACCTGCAACGACAGCGCGATGTCCGTCAGCGACCGGTCGGACCCGGAGACGTTCGCGACGGGACTCATCGGCTGGTGGGCGCTCAAGCACGGCGACCCCTACACGGACCTCTTCGAGGCGGCGGCTGGCCGCTTCGGCGACGTGCGGCGCTTTGGCTGCCTCCAGGGTTCGCTCGCGCTCGTCGCCGCCGGCGGCCTCGACGCCGGGTTCATGCCCCGGACCCCACACCCGTGGGACGCCATCGCCGGCGTCCACCTGATTCGCCGCGCCGGCGGGACGGCGACGGACGTCCACGGCGACCGCTGGCACCACGACAGCGAGGGACTGGTCGTCTCCAACGGCGAGGCACACGACGAGGTGCTGGCGGCCGTCCGGGAGGGGACCAGCGTCGAGGCAGCAGACTGA
- a CDS encoding DUF63 family protein: MNALERYDVSPEQAWFGTLVAGVVAIVTGAVLFTERIYYGFIWQYFWGPVFADSEGASCAAYFRDTGEVVVNPASGCTGLSNAYVAEPGYTTVSTLGYVVVLVFMLAGVYLLIQRIDLEPFEDFFFALVPFMLFGGALRVVEDSFVAAQRADLAPAIDFPASAALISPFIYFTVFFVTMAALAVAKWLEHSGRTDTYHYPLGALGVGAFLATFGYLAYLSVTTDYVLSFPLVLVTVVGLATLLSVAIYYGVGRYRPAIHAGTGLMGLVVIWGHAIDGVANVLASDWTGAFGIPGDGYSAKHVVNRIIIDVTQAVQPAWLTDIIGDSWTFLAVKLVVATAIVGVFDRTFIEENPRYAIMLLVAIVAVGLGPGTRDMIRVALGI, translated from the coding sequence ATGAACGCGCTGGAGCGGTACGACGTGAGTCCCGAACAGGCGTGGTTCGGGACGCTGGTGGCCGGCGTGGTCGCCATCGTCACGGGAGCGGTTCTGTTCACCGAGCGCATCTACTACGGCTTCATCTGGCAGTACTTCTGGGGACCAGTCTTCGCCGACTCCGAGGGTGCCAGCTGTGCCGCCTACTTCCGCGACACCGGCGAGGTCGTCGTCAACCCCGCGTCGGGCTGTACCGGCCTGAGCAACGCCTACGTCGCCGAACCGGGTTACACCACCGTCTCGACGCTCGGCTACGTCGTCGTCCTCGTCTTCATGCTGGCAGGCGTCTACCTGCTCATCCAGCGCATCGACCTCGAACCCTTCGAGGACTTCTTCTTCGCACTCGTCCCGTTCATGCTCTTCGGCGGGGCGCTCCGGGTGGTCGAAGACTCCTTCGTCGCCGCACAGCGCGCCGACCTCGCGCCCGCAATCGACTTCCCCGCCAGCGCCGCACTCATCAGCCCGTTCATCTACTTCACCGTCTTCTTCGTCACGATGGCCGCCCTGGCCGTCGCCAAGTGGCTGGAACACTCCGGCCGCACCGACACCTACCACTACCCGCTGGGGGCGCTCGGCGTCGGGGCCTTCCTCGCCACTTTCGGTTACCTCGCCTACCTCTCGGTGACCACCGACTACGTGCTCTCGTTCCCGCTGGTCCTCGTCACGGTGGTCGGTCTGGCGACGCTGCTCTCGGTCGCCATCTACTACGGCGTCGGCAGGTACAGACCCGCCATCCACGCCGGCACCGGGCTGATGGGCCTCGTCGTCATCTGGGGCCACGCCATCGACGGCGTGGCGAACGTCCTCGCCTCCGACTGGACCGGTGCCTTCGGCATCCCCGGCGACGGCTACTCGGCCAAACACGTCGTCAACAGAATCATCATCGACGTGACGCAGGCGGTCCAGCCGGCCTGGCTCACGGACATCATCGGCGACTCCTGGACGTTTCTCGCCGTGAAGCTCGTCGTCGCCACCGCCATCGTCGGCGTGTTCGACCGGACCTTCATCGAGGAGAACCCCCGCTACGCCATCATGCTGCTGGTCGCAATCGTCGCGGTCGGTCTCGGCCCGGGCACGCGTGACATGATTCGCGTCGCCCTCGGCATCTGA